A stretch of the Blastocatellia bacterium genome encodes the following:
- a CDS encoding peptidase M4 family protein, producing the protein MRRYLYLTMFFFGLFVAVFSINSNQSQAAKKTFNKGSQQELNLAKDISYQYLAKYTENYGIDSTKDLRVSNVVVDDLSMAHTKMQQTYKGVPVFGGETIVHLNSDGSLFNITDSLVSKININTEAKLTEADALAKAYEAFGCGDCLTAQPKVDMFVLRHKKKDHLVYRVQLERIDGSSETAMPVYFIDAQTGKKVWEYNNLQTASATVTGTSTYYGTLSLTGFQSGTTFYLEDVGRKVGTFNYNNTTSSVSRASDTDGNFNATNQRAMMDAQYGTAATYDYFKNVHGRNGIDGAGGPAFYTSIDGATGLISSRVHYSTNYNNAFWNGQNMTFGDGDGSTFSALTTIDICGHELTHGVTERTAGLVYSNESGALNESMSDVFGVMVDRSVRGESANTWKIGEECFTPANGTNDALRYMDNPHLAGNGGFTSDDDPDHYSERYTGTADNGGVHINSGIPNNVFYLVAKGGTHHRGGSMTGIGADKAAAIWYRALTSFMTSSTNFAGARTATLNAATALYGTGSTEYNAVCSAWALCGVGTSCTTPPPPPPPTGGGELLVNGGFETSLTPWVGSGTGALYIANGASPHSGTGYAYFGNANSRTGQTYQQITIPSGTSPTLSFYLNVTSAETTTTTQYDRLFVEVRNSAGTLLSTLGTFSNLNKTAASTSYTQRSFSLASFAGQTVRIQFRVSTDSSAITTFRVDTASVK; encoded by the coding sequence ATGCGAAGATATTTATATTTAACAATGTTTTTCTTTGGATTATTTGTAGCAGTATTTTCAATAAATAGTAATCAATCACAAGCAGCGAAAAAAACGTTCAATAAGGGAAGCCAACAAGAATTAAATTTAGCTAAAGATATAAGTTATCAATACTTAGCAAAATATACAGAAAATTATGGAATAGATAGTACAAAAGATTTAAGAGTAAGTAATGTAGTGGTAGATGATTTATCAATGGCACATACAAAAATGCAACAAACCTACAAGGGAGTGCCAGTATTTGGTGGAGAAACAATAGTACACTTAAATTCAGATGGTTCATTATTTAACATAACAGATTCATTAGTATCCAAAATAAATATTAATACAGAAGCAAAATTAACAGAAGCAGATGCTTTAGCAAAAGCATATGAAGCATTTGGATGTGGTGATTGTTTAACAGCCCAGCCAAAAGTAGATATGTTTGTTTTAAGACATAAAAAGAAAGATCATTTAGTTTACAGAGTACAACTAGAGCGAATTGATGGAAGTAGCGAAACAGCAATGCCAGTATATTTTATTGATGCTCAAACAGGTAAGAAAGTATGGGAATACAATAACTTACAAACAGCAAGTGCAACTGTTACTGGTACATCTACTTATTATGGAACATTAAGTTTAACTGGTTTCCAAAGTGGTACTACTTTTTATCTAGAAGATGTTGGTCGTAAAGTTGGTACTTTTAATTATAATAATACTACTTCTAGTGTTTCTCGTGCTTCTGACACAGATGGTAATTTTAATGCTACAAACCAAAGAGCTATGATGGATGCTCAATATGGTACTGCCGCAACTTATGATTACTTTAAGAATGTACACGGTCGTAATGGTATTGATGGTGCAGGTGGCCCAGCCTTTTACACTTCCATTGATGGTGCAACAGGTTTGATTTCTTCAAGAGTTCACTACAGCACAAATTACAACAACGCATTTTGGAACGGCCAAAATATGACTTTTGGTGATGGCGATGGTTCAACATTTAGTGCATTAACAACCATTGATATTTGTGGACACGAATTAACACACGGAGTAACAGAACGCACAGCAGGATTGGTTTATTCAAATGAATCAGGAGCATTGAATGAATCAATGTCAGACGTTTTTGGTGTAATGGTAGATAGATCAGTAAGAGGAGAAAGTGCAAACACTTGGAAGATAGGTGAAGAATGCTTTACACCAGCAAACGGAACAAATGATGCACTGCGTTATATGGATAATCCACACTTAGCAGGAAATGGTGGATTTACAAGTGATGACGACCCAGACCACTATTCAGAAAGATATACAGGAACAGCAGACAATGGTGGAGTACATATTAACTCAGGCATACCAAACAATGTATTTTATCTAGTAGCCAAAGGTGGAACACACCATAGAGGCGGCTCAATGACAGGAATAGGAGCAGATAAAGCGGCAGCAATTTGGTATAGAGCATTAACATCATTTATGACCTCAAGTACCAACTTTGCAGGAGCAAGAACAGCAACCTTGAATGCAGCAACAGCACTTTATGGAACAGGAAGCACAGAATATAATGCAGTATGTAGTGCTTGGGCATTATGCGGAGTAGGAACAAGCTGTACAACTCCACCACCACCACCACCACCAACCGGCGGGGGCGAATTATTAGTTAACGGTGGATTTGAAACAAGTTTAACACCTTGGGTAGGAAGTGGAACAGGAGCATTATATATTGCAAATGGAGCTTCTCCACACTCAGGAACAGGATATGCTTATTTTGGAAATGCAAACAGCAGAACAGGACAAACATATCAACAAATAACAATTCCAAGTGGAACATCTCCAACATTAAGCTTCTACTTGAATGTAACATCAGCAGAAACAACAACAACAACACAGTATGATAGATTGTTTGTTGAAGTTCGTAACAGTGCTGGAACTTTACTTAGTACACTAGGAACATTTAGCAACCTAAACAAGACTGCTGCTTCTACTAGTTACACACAAAGAAGCTTTAGTTTAGCTAGTTTTGCTGGTCAAACAGTTCGTATTCAATTCCGTGTTAGCACAGATAGTAGTGCTATTACTACCTTCCGTGTTGATACTGCTTCTGTTAAATAA
- a CDS encoding peptidase M4 family protein: MRRYLYLTMFFFGLFVAVFSINSNQSQAAKKTFNKGSQQELNLAKDISYQYLAKYTENYGIDSTKDLRVSNVVVDDLSMAHTKMQQTYKGVPVFGGETIVHLNSDGSLFNITDSLVSKININTEAKLTEADALAKAYEAFGCGDCLTAQPKVDMFVLRHKKKDHLVYRVQLERIDGSSETAMPVYFIDAQTGKKVWEYNNLQTASATVTGTSTYYGTLSLTGFQSGTTFYLEDVGRKVGTFNFNNTTSSVSRASDTDGNFNATNQRAMMDAQYGIAATYDYFKNVHGRNGIDGAGGPAFYTSIDGTTGLISARVHYSTNYNNAFWNGQNMTFGDGNGSTFSALTTIDICGHELTHGVTERTAGLVYSNESGALNESMSDVFGVMVDRSVRGESANTWKIGEECFTPANGTNDALRYMDNPHLAGNGGFTSDDDPDHYSERYTGTADNGGVHINSGIPNNVFYLVAKGGTHHRGGSMTGIGADKAAAIWYRALTSFMTSSTNFAGARTATLNAATALYGTGSTEYNAVCSAWALCGVGTSCTTPPPPPPPTGGGELLVNGGFETSLTPWVGSGTGALYIANGSSPHSGTGYAYFGNANSRTGQTYQQITIPSGTSPTLSFYLNVTSAETTTTTQYDRLFVEVRNSAGTLLSTLGTFSNLNKTAASTSYTQRSFSLASFAGQTVRIQFRVSTDRSSITTFRVDTASVK, translated from the coding sequence ATGCGAAGATATTTATATTTAACAATGTTTTTCTTTGGATTATTTGTAGCAGTATTTTCAATAAATAGTAATCAATCACAAGCAGCGAAAAAAACGTTCAATAAGGGAAGCCAACAAGAATTAAATTTAGCTAAAGATATAAGTTATCAATACTTAGCAAAATATACAGAAAATTATGGAATAGATAGTACAAAAGATTTAAGAGTAAGTAATGTGGTAGTAGATGATTTATCAATGGCACATACAAAAATGCAACAAACTTACAAGGGAGTGCCAGTATTTGGTGGAGAAACAATAGTACACTTAAATTCAGATGGTTCATTATTTAACATAACAGATTCATTAGTATCCAAAATAAATATTAATACAGAAGCAAAATTAACAGAAGCAGATGCTTTAGCAAAAGCATATGAAGCATTTGGATGTGGTGATTGTTTAACAGCCCAGCCAAAAGTAGATATGTTTGTTTTAAGACATAAAAAGAAAGATCATTTAGTTTACAGAGTACAACTAGAGCGAATTGATGGAAGTAGCGAAACAGCAATGCCAGTATATTTTATTGATGCTCAAACAGGTAAGAAAGTATGGGAATACAATAACTTACAAACAGCAAGTGCAACTGTTACTGGTACATCTACTTATTATGGAACATTAAGTTTAACTGGTTTCCAAAGTGGTACTACTTTTTATCTAGAAGATGTTGGCCGTAAAGTTGGTACTTTTAATTTTAACAATACTACTTCTAGCGTTTCTCGTGCTTCTGACACAGATGGCAACTTTAATGCTACAAACCAAAGAGCTATGATGGATGCTCAATATGGTATTGCTGCAACCTATGATTACTTTAAGAATGTACACGGTCGTAATGGTATTGATGGTGCAGGTGGCCCAGCCTTTTACACTTCTATTGATGGAACTACCGGTTTGATTTCCGCTAGAGTTCACTACAGCACAAATTACAACAACGCATTTTGGAACGGCCAAAATATGACTTTTGGTGATGGTAATGGTTCAACATTTAGTGCATTAACAACGATTGATATATGCGGACACGAATTAACACACGGAGTAACAGAACGTACAGCAGGATTGGTTTATTCAAATGAATCAGGAGCATTGAATGAATCAATGTCAGATGTTTTTGGTGTAATGGTAGATAGGTCAGTAAGAGGAGAAAGTGCAAACACTTGGAAGATAGGTGAAGAATGCTTTACACCAGCAAACGGAACAAATGATGCACTGCGTTATATGGATAATCCACACTTAGCAGGAAATGGTGGATTTACAAGTGATGACGACCCAGACCACTATTCAGAAAGATATACAGGAACAGCAGACAATGGTGGAGTACATATTAACTCAGGCATACCAAACAATGTATTTTATCTAGTAGCCAAAGGTGGAACACACCATAGAGGCGGCTCAATGACAGGAATAGGAGCAGATAAAGCGGCAGCAATTTGGTATAGAGCATTAACATCATTTATGACCTCAAGTACCAACTTTGCAGGAGCAAGAACAGCAACCTTGAATGCAGCAACAGCACTTTATGGAACAGGAAGCACAGAATATAATGCAGTATGTAGTGCTTGGGCATTATGCGGAGTAGGAACAAGCTGTACAACTCCACCACCACCACCACCACCAACCGGCGGGGGCGAATTATTAGTTAATGGTGGATTTGAAACAAGTTTAACACCTTGGGTAGGAAGTGGAACAGGAGCATTATATATTGCAAATGGTAGCTCACCACACTCAGGAACAGGATATGCTTATTTTGGAAATGCAAACAGCAGAACAGGACAAACATATCAACAAATAACAATTCCAAGTGGAACATCTCCAACATTAAGCTTCTACTTGAATGTAACATCAGCAGAAACAACAACAACAACACAGTATGATAGATTGTTTGTTGAAGTTCGTAACAGTGCTGGAACTTTACTTAGTACACTAGGAACATTTAGCAACCTAAACAAGACTGCTGCTTCTACTAGTTACACACAAAGAAGCTTTAGTTTAGCTAGCTTTGCTGGTCAAACAGTTCGTATTCAATTCCGTGTTAGCACAGATAGAAGTTCTATCACTACCTTCCGTGTTGATACTGCTTCTGTTAAATAA
- a CDS encoding phosphoesterase, with protein MNPQIAIGPVTGKARIDKAFKIRKTAAKLARKAPIPALTDNGDDDRYPNRIASYTKALPHNDLGEVDTTAYTTYLKALNTGKADDFNAIAMGGTLRLENPQGGQAFLLQGLDPSQVILPPAPKFDSAEEAAEMVELYWMALTRDIPFSRYDTDPTIAAACDELSQLSDFRGPKLSGRVTPQTIFRGTSLGDITGPYISQFLLRPFQYGAFPFTQRFRIGMPGVDHMVKYEDWLSVQNGRVVTRDVFDPTPRLIFSGRAIGETIHNDPLYQLPYHAALISLSLGAARDKANPYLNLKTTQPFVTFGGPFLFALIADACIRALTSVWYNKWYVHRRLRPEEFGGRVHNMITGKANYPINPEVLNSRAVADTFSKYGTYLLPQAFPEGCPTHPAYGAGHAAFGAAGVTVVKAFFDEDFVIPNPVMPNDDGTTLVPFVGPPLTLGGELDKLASNIGVCRNTAGVHWRTDANTVIGESIAIGILSELRQSGCFLEDFGGFSLTKFDGTKITI; from the coding sequence ATTAATCCACAGATTGCTATAGGCCCGGTGACAGGTAAAGCAAGAATAGATAAAGCATTTAAGATCCGTAAAACAGCAGCAAAATTAGCAAGAAAAGCTCCTATTCCTGCTCTTACTGATAATGGAGATGATGATAGATATCCTAATAGAATAGCTAGTTATACTAAGGCATTACCACATAATGATTTAGGGGAGGTTGATACTACTGCTTATACTACGTACTTAAAAGCTCTTAACACAGGTAAGGCAGATGATTTTAATGCTATTGCAATGGGAGGAACTCTTAGATTAGAAAACCCTCAAGGGGGCCAAGCCTTTTTGTTACAAGGGCTTGATCCTTCACAAGTTATCTTGCCACCAGCACCAAAATTTGATAGCGCGGAAGAAGCGGCTGAAATGGTAGAACTTTATTGGATGGCATTGACTAGAGATATTCCTTTTTCTCGTTATGATACAGATCCAACAATTGCTGCTGCTTGTGATGAGCTTTCCCAGTTGTCTGATTTTCGTGGGCCAAAACTCAGCGGACGAGTTACGCCACAAACAATTTTTAGAGGAACATCGCTTGGTGATATTACTGGGCCATATATTTCCCAATTTTTGCTTAGACCTTTTCAATATGGAGCATTTCCTTTTACTCAAAGATTTCGTATAGGTATGCCAGGTGTAGACCATATGGTTAAGTATGAAGATTGGCTATCGGTACAAAATGGTAGAGTTGTAACTAGAGATGTGTTTGATCCAACTCCTAGACTTATTTTTAGCGGTCGTGCTATAGGCGAAACAATACATAATGATCCGCTTTATCAACTACCCTATCATGCTGCTTTAATTTCTTTATCTTTAGGTGCAGCACGCGATAAAGCAAATCCTTACTTAAACTTAAAAACTACACAGCCATTTGTTACTTTTGGAGGGCCGTTTCTTTTTGCATTGATTGCAGATGCTTGTATTCGAGCTTTAACTTCAGTTTGGTATAACAAATGGTATGTTCACCGTCGCCTTAGACCAGAAGAATTTGGTGGACGTGTTCATAATATGATCACTGGAAAAGCAAACTATCCTATCAATCCAGAAGTTCTTAACTCCCGAGCAGTAGCAGACACTTTTTCTAAGTATGGAACTTATTTACTACCACAAGCTTTTCCTGAAGGCTGTCCAACTCATCCTGCTTATGGTGCAGGGCATGCTGCCTTTGGTGCTGCTGGCGTTACAGTTGTAAAAGCCTTTTTTGATGAGGATTTTGTTATCCCTAACCCTGTAATGCCTAATGATGATGGTACAACACTAGTTCCATTTGTTGGCCCACCTTTAACATTAGGTGGAGAACTAGATAAATTAGCCAGTAATATTGGAGTATGTAGAAATACTGCTGGAGTACATTGGCGTACAGATGCAAATACAGTAATAGGTGAAAGTATTGCTATAGGTATTTTATCTGAGCTTAGACAAAGTGGTTGTTTCTTAGAAGATTTTGGAGGCTTTAGCTTAACTAAATTTGATGGAACTAAAATCACTATCTAA
- a CDS encoding cupin-like domain-containing protein, whose amino-acid sequence MPRKKKAILSQEWQQWIAENKIKGVSDEILIGTLVNEGFELELVETEVTKASSHPYIAAAYRIAEKQRKHEALMDLQNNLGLLSRSYGRIFVEENLSREEFLELYYSKNIPVVINGLMKNWPALNLWTLDYLKSKFGDEIVEIQMGRNRDPIYEENSDYLKQKISFGKYIDMILQGGETNDYYMTANNHVIENAKMKALLDDIEIFPEFLRPDHKASELFFWLGPAGTITPLHHDRQNIFMAQVMGRKLIKLVAPEQTHLVYNHRTVFSQVDCENPNFERFPLFQKATVITGILNPGQVLFLPNGWWHYVRALDISTTVTFTNFVYPNPIFEW is encoded by the coding sequence ATGCCAAGAAAGAAAAAAGCTATTTTGTCCCAAGAGTGGCAACAATGGATTGCTGAAAACAAAATTAAAGGAGTTTCTGATGAAATCTTAATTGGCACTTTAGTTAATGAAGGCTTTGAGCTTGAACTTGTAGAAACAGAAGTAACAAAAGCTAGCTCTCATCCTTATATTGCTGCCGCCTATCGAATAGCAGAAAAACAAAGAAAACATGAAGCTTTGATGGATTTACAAAATAACCTTGGTCTTTTATCACGCTCTTATGGTCGAATTTTTGTAGAAGAAAATCTTTCAAGAGAAGAATTTTTAGAGCTTTATTATTCTAAAAATATTCCTGTAGTAATTAATGGATTAATGAAAAATTGGCCTGCACTAAATTTATGGACGTTGGATTACTTAAAATCCAAATTTGGAGATGAAATAGTAGAAATTCAAATGGGCCGCAATCGTGATCCCATTTATGAAGAAAATTCCGACTACCTAAAACAAAAAATTAGCTTTGGTAAATATATTGATATGATTTTACAAGGCGGTGAAACTAATGATTATTATATGACAGCAAATAATCATGTAATTGAAAATGCTAAGATGAAAGCCCTTTTAGATGATATTGAAATATTTCCAGAATTTTTGCGCCCAGATCATAAGGCTAGCGAGCTATTTTTCTGGCTTGGCCCGGCTGGAACTATTACTCCACTTCATCATGACAGACAAAATATTTTTATGGCTCAAGTAATGGGTCGTAAACTTATTAAGCTTGTTGCTCCAGAGCAAACACACTTAGTCTATAATCACCGCACAGTATTTAGCCAAGTTGACTGTGAAAATCCTAATTTTGAACGATTTCCGCTATTTCAAAAAGCTACAGTAATTACAGGAATATTAAACCCTGGACAAGTACTATTTTTGCCTAATGGATGGTGGCACTATGTACGTGCATTAGATATTAGCACTACAGTTACTTTTACTAATTTTGTTTATCCAAACCCAATTTTTGAATGGTAA
- a CDS encoding ABC transporter permease, which yields MEIFLQDLRYAVRMLTKNPGFTFVAIMALAIGIGANSAIFSVINTVLLKELPYKDPNELVMVWETSSTMEEQRRSVSFPNFLDWRENNQVFEHLSSFRYSSRNRTDSTKVTRINVVRAYYDIFELFKINPKLGKTFSLEHSKQQTADVAILSYKYWVENFDSDETIIGKTIFLDKQPLTIIGVLPSDFKFPLRFDSPDIWLPLIDDLEDKERDNYYLFVIGRLKKGISLSKAQLNLETIAKELEKKYPETNFEQGVNIIELREHMVGKVRPALYALFGAVVLVLLIACANVANLLLARAVTREKEIAVRIALGASRLRLIRQFLTESLLLAALGGLLGLILAMWGVDALLSLNQNISRLGNFSLDFRVLSFTFIISVITGIVFGLIPALQTSNPNLNISLKEVRTSSISPNRQRVRNIFVVSEIALALALLISSGLMIKSFWQLQRLDLGFESSNILTAKFSLPSSMAEFDEANKKTSFFQQVLEEINNLPQVEKAALTSPLPLAMAGVSLSLVIEKRPPKLLSQAPLIAWHIVSENYFETLKIPMVLGREFNSQDNEKSSKVVIINQALANKFFPNENPIGEWVTIGLYNTKCQIIGVASNSRNQIFSDHIKPEFYTPYLQTPWNEMALVIRTKTDPKDLIATIHKRVHTIDRNIPIFNVKTIDEMLSDMIFEPRFNTLLLTLFAFVALILASIGIYSVMSYSVGQRTHEIGVRLALGAQKQDIVKLVITQGILLAIIGILSGLTIAYGLTRFLSGLLFGVSSTDLLTFFSVTVFLLLVVILACYIPARRAMRVDPITALRRE from the coding sequence ATGGAAATCTTTTTACAAGACTTACGTTATGCCGTGAGGATGTTAACAAAAAATCCTGGCTTTACCTTTGTTGCTATAATGGCTTTGGCAATTGGGATTGGGGCCAATAGCGCGATTTTTAGCGTTATTAACACAGTACTGCTTAAGGAGTTACCTTATAAAGATCCTAATGAACTAGTAATGGTTTGGGAAACTAGTTCTACTATGGAAGAACAAAGACGTTCTGTATCTTTTCCTAATTTCCTGGACTGGCGAGAAAACAATCAAGTATTTGAGCATTTATCATCATTTCGTTATTCTAGTCGTAATCGTACTGATAGCACTAAAGTTACCCGAATCAATGTTGTTAGAGCTTACTATGATATATTTGAACTATTTAAGATTAATCCAAAACTAGGAAAAACTTTTTCTCTTGAACATTCCAAACAACAAACGGCTGATGTTGCTATTTTAAGTTACAAATATTGGGTAGAGAACTTTGATAGCGATGAAACAATTATAGGAAAAACAATCTTTCTTGATAAACAACCCCTTACTATTATTGGGGTCTTGCCATCTGACTTTAAATTTCCACTACGCTTTGACAGTCCTGATATTTGGCTCCCATTAATTGACGATTTAGAAGATAAAGAAAGAGATAATTATTATTTATTTGTCATAGGTAGACTAAAAAAAGGTATTAGCCTCTCAAAAGCGCAATTAAATTTAGAAACAATTGCTAAGGAACTAGAAAAAAAATACCCTGAAACTAATTTTGAACAAGGGGTAAATATCATAGAATTACGTGAACATATGGTGGGAAAAGTGCGGCCAGCACTTTATGCCCTGTTTGGTGCTGTAGTTTTAGTATTATTAATTGCTTGTGCTAATGTAGCTAATCTTTTATTAGCTAGAGCGGTTACTAGAGAAAAGGAAATTGCTGTACGTATTGCTTTAGGAGCTAGTCGTCTTAGATTAATTCGTCAGTTTTTAACAGAAAGTCTTTTACTAGCGGCTTTAGGTGGGCTTTTAGGCTTGATTTTAGCAATGTGGGGCGTAGACGCATTGCTATCGCTTAACCAAAATATTTCCAGACTAGGTAATTTTTCTTTAGATTTTAGAGTCTTAAGTTTTACCTTTATTATTTCTGTTATTACAGGAATAGTTTTTGGTTTAATTCCAGCTTTACAAACTTCTAATCCAAACTTAAATATTTCACTAAAAGAGGTTAGAACTAGTTCTATTAGCCCAAATCGCCAAAGAGTTAGAAATATTTTTGTTGTTTCAGAAATTGCTCTAGCTCTAGCTCTATTAATAAGTTCTGGATTAATGATTAAAAGTTTTTGGCAACTTCAAAGACTAGACCTTGGATTTGAAAGTAGCAATATTTTAACAGCTAAATTTTCTTTACCTTCTTCAATGGCTGAATTTGATGAAGCTAATAAAAAGACATCATTTTTCCAACAAGTTTTAGAAGAAATTAATAATCTTCCTCAAGTAGAAAAAGCTGCTTTGACTTCCCCTCTACCCTTAGCAATGGCAGGGGTTTCTTTATCTTTAGTAATTGAAAAGCGACCCCCTAAATTACTTAGTCAAGCTCCTTTAATTGCATGGCATATTGTTAGTGAAAATTATTTTGAAACCTTAAAAATTCCAATGGTTTTAGGTAGAGAATTTAATAGTCAAGACAATGAAAAATCTAGCAAAGTAGTAATAATTAATCAGGCACTTGCAAATAAGTTTTTTCCTAATGAAAACCCAATAGGTGAATGGGTGACAATAGGTCTTTATAATACTAAATGCCAAATTATTGGAGTAGCAAGCAATAGTAGAAACCAAATATTTTCCGATCATATAAAACCAGAGTTTTATACCCCTTATCTGCAAACGCCATGGAATGAAATGGCTCTAGTAATACGCACTAAAACAGATCCTAAAGATTTAATTGCTACAATTCATAAGCGTGTTCATACAATAGATAGAAATATCCCTATTTTTAATGTTAAAACAATAGATGAAATGCTTTCAGATATGATTTTTGAGCCACGGTTTAACACTTTGCTTTTAACTTTATTTGCCTTTGTTGCCCTAATATTAGCCTCTATTGGTATTTATAGCGTAATGTCTTATTCGGTTGGTCAAAGAACTCATGAAATAGGGGTACGTCTAGCTTTAGGAGCGCAAAAACAAGATATTGTTAAACTAGTCATTACTCAAGGAATTTTACTAGCCATTATTGGGATTTTATCAGGTCTTACAATTGCTTATGGGTTAACTCGATTTTTATCAGGTCTACTTTTTGGAGTTAGTTCTACAGATTTACTTACTTTTTTTAGTGTAACTGTATTTTTACTATTGGTGGTAATCCTAGCCTGCTATATCCCTGCTCGTCGGGCTATGCGTGTAGATCCAATAACAGCTTTAAGACGTGAATAA